In Patescibacteria group bacterium, one DNA window encodes the following:
- a CDS encoding haloacid dehalogenase-like hydrolase: MQNNITSSPENLERLKSAIREDGPENLHALSDFDRTLVKAFVDGQKSPSVIAQIRNGKYLTPDYAPRAHALFDRYHPIELDPKISREEKSAAMHEWWSEHFKLLAECGLTKQVLKEIVGQKTLKFREGAMEFIDFLHERSIPLIIMSAAPGDMVAMYLDQVGRLYNNVHIIATFFDFDADGKMIGIKEPLIHSLNKYEVTLKDFPVFGEIKNRHNVLLLGDSLDDVGMVEGFDYKNLLKIGFLNEEVDANLENFKKTFDVVLTGDPGMEYINTLLKEIFS; encoded by the coding sequence ATGCAAAATAATATAACCTCTAGCCCAGAAAATTTAGAAAGACTAAAGTCCGCCATTCGAGAAGATGGGCCGGAGAATCTTCATGCCCTTTCTGACTTTGACAGAACTTTAGTCAAAGCGTTTGTGGACGGACAAAAGTCGCCGAGCGTGATTGCCCAAATCCGAAACGGAAAATATTTGACGCCGGATTACGCCCCGAGAGCCCATGCCCTTTTTGATAGATATCATCCAATTGAACTTGATCCAAAAATTTCCCGCGAGGAAAAATCGGCCGCGATGCACGAATGGTGGAGCGAACATTTTAAATTGCTCGCCGAGTGCGGGCTTACAAAACAAGTCTTAAAAGAAATTGTGGGGCAAAAAACTTTAAAGTTTCGCGAGGGAGCGATGGAGTTTATTGATTTTTTGCACGAACGAAGTATTCCGCTCATCATAATGTCTGCCGCGCCGGGCGATATGGTCGCGATGTATCTAGACCAAGTTGGCCGGCTTTATAATAATGTTCATATCATTGCCACGTTCTTTGACTTCGACGCCGACGGCAAAATGATTGGCATCAAAGAACCATTAATTCATTCTCTTAATAAATACGAAGTCACTTTAAAAGATTTTCCAGTATTTGGAGAAATAAAAAATCGGCACAATGTGCTTCTTCTGGGAGACAGCTTAGACGACGTCGGAATGGTGGAAGGGTTTGACTATAAAAACCTTTTGAAAATTGGATTTTTAAATGAAGAAGTCGACGCCAACCTGGAAAATTTCAAAAAAACTTTTGATGTGGTTTTAACCGGCGATCCGGGAATGGAATATATAAATACACTCTTAAAAGAAATATTTTCATAA
- a CDS encoding VIT1/CCC1 transporter family protein encodes MLNSSLKTGLSFGLTSGIITTLGLLVGLAAGTSSRLAVLGGILTIAIADAFSDALGIHVSEEAENNHTHSEVWQSTFATFFAKFFFAMTFAIPVFIFDLKTATIISVIWGFIILTIANFFIARSGKIAPWKVISEHLLIAAVVVIASYFVGNLISTFLS; translated from the coding sequence ATGCTCAACTCTTCTCTAAAAACCGGTTTGAGCTTTGGCCTGACCTCGGGAATTATCACCACTCTTGGCCTTTTAGTCGGTCTTGCTGCCGGAACTTCCTCGCGCCTGGCCGTGCTTGGGGGAATTCTAACAATTGCTATAGCTGACGCTTTTTCCGACGCCCTAGGAATCCATGTTTCCGAAGAGGCGGAAAACAATCATACCCACAGCGAAGTTTGGCAATCAACTTTTGCCACATTTTTTGCCAAATTTTTCTTTGCCATGACTTTTGCCATTCCTGTATTTATCTTCGATTTAAAAACCGCGACGATAATTTCCGTAATTTGGGGTTTTATAATTTTAACCATTGCAAATTTCTTTATTGCCCGTTCGGGAAAAATCGCGCCATGGAAAGTAATCAGCGAACATCTCCTGATCGCCGCTGTGGTCGTTATCGCTTCCTATTTTGTCGGTAATTTAATTTCTACTTTTCTCAGTTAA
- the dnaN gene encoding DNA polymerase III subunit beta, with protein sequence MKLSCTQENLNRGLLISSHIASKNVNLPILNNVLFRAEGGVITLIATNLEIGIRCEVRGKIESEGAITLPAKLFADYVSSLPKDKIDLDLQDQTLEIKCKNYETRLRGAATSEFPLIPEVAKEAPYSLDVGKFHEAVNQVVFATSTNEIRPEISGILMHFDGAGMKVVVAATDSYRLAEKILALAGKENENSRDVIVPARTMQEVLRILSVFRDSEDPEAPNVVKIYLAENQIMFSLNGVDLVSRVIDGQYPDYKQIIPASYETRATFNRNELMRVVKTASLFAKPGIFDVTFSLKPGKEKTGELVLSSANSQFGENTVKLEAEVEGKENEITLNYRYLLDGLGAMETEEVALELTSGENPCLLRPKVETVDYLYIVMPIKK encoded by the coding sequence CTAATTTCAAGCCACATCGCGAGTAAAAACGTTAATCTGCCCATTTTAAACAATGTTTTATTTCGCGCCGAGGGTGGAGTAATCACACTTATCGCGACAAATCTTGAGATAGGTATTAGGTGTGAGGTGAGGGGCAAGATTGAATCCGAGGGGGCGATTACTCTTCCGGCAAAACTCTTTGCTGACTATGTGAGTTCTTTGCCCAAGGATAAAATTGATCTTGATCTACAAGATCAAACATTGGAAATTAAATGTAAAAATTATGAAACCCGCCTCCGCGGCGCGGCCACGAGCGAGTTTCCTCTAATTCCCGAGGTGGCGAAAGAGGCGCCCTACAGCCTAGATGTGGGGAAATTTCATGAAGCGGTAAATCAGGTGGTTTTTGCCACTTCCACAAACGAAATCAGGCCGGAAATCAGCGGTATTTTAATGCATTTTGATGGAGCGGGAATGAAAGTCGTGGTAGCGGCAACAGATAGTTACAGGTTGGCGGAAAAAATTTTGGCTTTGGCGGGAAAGGAAAATGAAAATTCCCGCGATGTAATTGTTCCTGCCCGGACTATGCAAGAAGTCTTGCGGATTTTATCCGTTTTCCGGGACAGCGAAGATCCAGAAGCGCCGAACGTCGTGAAAATTTATCTCGCAGAAAATCAAATAATGTTTTCTTTAAACGGCGTGGATTTAGTTTCCCGCGTGATTGATGGACAATATCCGGACTATAAGCAAATTATTCCGGCGAGTTATGAAACAAGGGCGACCTTTAACCGCAACGAATTGATGAGGGTGGTAAAAACGGCCAGTCTCTTTGCCAAGCCTGGAATTTTTGATGTCACGTTTTCTCTTAAGCCGGGAAAAGAAAAAACTGGAGAATTAGTTTTGTCTTCAGCTAATTCACAATTCGGCGAAAACACGGTAAAGCTTGAAGCGGAAGTGGAAGGGAAGGAAAATGAAATTACTTTGAATTATAGATATCTTTTGGACGGGCTTGGAGCAATGGAGACAGAAGAAGTGGCCTTGGAATTAACTTCCGGCGAAAATCCGTGTCTCTTGCGGCCAAAGGTGGAAACAGTAGATTATCTTTATATCGTCATGCCGATTAAAAAATAG